From the Haliaeetus albicilla chromosome 19, bHalAlb1.1, whole genome shotgun sequence genome, the window TTCTTGGCCTATTTTCAGATTTCCAGGTGTGGggtgctttttttaatctttgattGCCCTCATatactggaaatattttaaaaatcctagCACTGCAGCAGGTGACTGTGTTGCATTTGGAGCACTGATTATTAGTCAGGAATACCTGCTCATTTTATAAATTCCCCGGAGTATTGGTATTTATATCGGTATCATTTATATCAGCAACAAGAAATTTGTGGTACCACTGAGGTAATTTCCCAGGTGTCTTAGGGATGTGTTGATGTGCTACGTATTGTCTCTGAGGCTTAAAGACAAGGGGAGGTGGATGTGTGTCTCCTCTTGTCTCCACTGGAAACCACTTCTGAAAGGCGTTAGTAGCACAAGGTGGAGAGAAGAGTGCGTGTTCTTTGAGCCCAAGCATTTCATGCCTTGAGTTTCTATGAAATCCTGCAAAGTCACCTGTTTGTAGCAGGTTTGAGTGGAATGCATTTGCTGATGGAAACCAGACAACACACTTCCCTACGGCACATGtgcccttcctttctcttccttctccccccatGGAGTTCCAGGGAAAACTGACTTCAGCCTAGACTTCTTATAGGATACATACTGAACATCCAGAAGAACTTGCAGGGTGGCAATAAACAGGAAAAGTGGGGGAAAATGAACAACAGTCACTGTCAGAAAGCGgcttttcctgccttcccagggTCCCGAGTGGGGATGTGCCCGATGGGAAGATCCCACAGGAGGGCTTGTCCTTGCATGCTTCACCTGGAAGAAAGGCGGGCGGTGTGCTGAGGCCGGACCAGGAACCCGAGGGCTCTCCGAGAGCCACGGAAAGAAAGGTATGGAAGACACTGGCTGCTGGGCTTTGCATGGGCAGGCAGCTGTGGGGACTGGGGTGCTGGCTGCGATGAGCCCAAGCGCtttcctgccctccccacccaggAAGGGCAAACGCAGCTGGACCGCGGGGCACTTGCTGTCTCTCCAACGTTGTCCCTCGGGACGGTGCAGGAGGAACCTCCGGGAGACTTTGCTCCTCCAGAAACATTCACCCTCAccctgtccctcacagcctgcaCCCACCCTTTGGGAAGGCagctcccttcttccctcctcagCAGCTTTCAGACCAAGTACAAACCTGAGCTGGAGGCAGGTGCTGCCCGTCAGGGCCAGTTGCCCTCCAGGCAGGTTGCCGCTCTCCTCAGCAAGGGCTGCGCTACAGCCGCCCTGCGCAGAGCTTTCTGCCTGCGTCCAGCCGCGTGCCCTTGGCCAGCCAGCAGACGCTAGTCCAACACGCAGCAGAAAAGGCCCAAAGTCCCACGTGGCGTTGCAAAAGCTTTTATTGTACCCTTAGACCATCGTGCCGGATCTGGCAAGAGCCTTGCAAACGTGACAGCCCTTGCCTCGCCAGCGCGGGGCAAGAGCTTCTGCCTTCTTCTCACTCGCCAGCAGCAGCGGCCCTTGGCCTGGGGCCTCTCTTCTTGCTCCTGGTCGTCTCCTTTTTGGGCGGCGAGGCCACACGCCGGCTTCGGGGGACAGCCCTGCGGCCGCGCCTGGGCACGCCGCCTCGCAGGAGCTGCTTGAGCAGAGAGCTCTTTCGCGCCGCCGCCTGCAAGTGCGACGGCGAAATGCGCTGCTGCTTGCTCTTCTTGGAAATCTTGCCGGCCGCGTCCATGGTCTTGTGCGTCACCCACTGCAGCACCGCAGCCAGGTAGACGGGGGCCCTGGCTCCCAAGCGCTCCGCAAAGCGGCCTCTGCGCAGCTGCCTGTCTACGCGGCTCACCGGGAAGAGCAGCCCGGCCCGGGAGGAGCGGGAGCAGCGGCTCTTTTTGGCCTTTGCTTCGCCGCCTTCGGAGAGGCCCCCGGCACACGCCGCTTCGGGCTCCGTCTCCCGCTCGGGCGCCGTGCAGCCCTCCTCTGCTCCGGCCATGCTGCCCACCCTCGCTCCCACGGGTCTCTCGGCGCTGCGCCTTCCCGAGCCCTGCCCGCCTTGCCCGCCCGTCCTCGCTTTCCTCCGCCGGCCCTCGCTGGCGTCCCCGTCTCTGGGCTCGCGTCGCCTGCGCCCGGCCTGGCCGAGCCTCGTCGGGGCAGGGCGGCCGGGACCGACCTCGCTTCGGCCGAGCCCCTCGGAAGACGGGCGCAGGCTCAAGCCCCCTCTCGCGCGGCGAGGGGAGAGGAGTTCCTTCCCCTATGACCTCACCTCTCTGCTTGTGACGTCACCCCCGCTGGCTCCGCCCTTTGCAGGTGAGCTCcgggagcagctctgctccccagctctgctcccgcTTTCCGTGGCGGAGGCTTTCCCGGCGCTTGGCGTGGCGGGCGGGAGCCGCTCCGAGGCCGAGCGCTCTCCTCTCCCGTCAGCCCTCACCTCTCCCCCTCCGACCCAAATCCCCGTCGCCGCTCCTTGGGAGAGGGCCGCCTTCCTCATTTCGGGGGATCCCGGAGCCGTGGGCTGCCCAGACGGGGGTCCCGTTGGGTCCTGGCTGTCAAGGCCTATCGTCCCCGAAGGGTCATGAGTAGAGACGTATTAAGCCGTGACAAAACCTGAGGTTTGAAAGTTTTAGTGACAGCAACTGTTCTCCCCTCCTCCATTCCAGTCTTGCCCCATAGCTGGAAAAGAAACCCACAACAATATTTGTGCCAGGTGTGTGAGAGAAAAATGCAGGGACTCCCCATGCAAATTAAGTTTCATCAGGTCATTGACATTGTGTCTGAGAATTTGCACTTACATGATACAAATTTTCAAAGATCCATGATGAAGGAtgtttaaaaccaaacctttgAGTAAAGggagaaataccttttttttccccagaaggtAGCAGCCTCGGTTTTGTTCTTATTCCCTTTGATTTTCCTGCAAGCGTCctcatttttatctttgtatGTAGACCTTCATGTCACAAGGTTATTGGGTACATGGCTTAAACTCGTCTGGAGTCTTAGTTGGGCAGCAAGTAAGAAGCTACAGTAAtttgttattactattattactcTTAGAGTTATTCTCATGTGAAAGACTCTTTGAAagtgtgaaatattttcagtccttGTAACATTTCAAGGTATAATGGTGTATTTAGGAAAAGATCAGCTTTTCCAATGGATTAAGCTGTGATACTATTATTTCATTCCTTTGTCTTATGATCATTCTTTCCAGCAGAACTTTTTTGcataaatgagaaaaggaaataaaatcctCACAACAGAATTATCCCTGCTcaaattttccagttttctggGTGCGCAGCTTGTGCTCTTCCTAGTGTTTTCCATTGTATACCGGCTTACATTTGCCAGAAATGTCACCATTATCGTAATAATAAGGATTGACTATCGTAATAATAAGGATGACTCTcccatttatttctttccctctgttcCTTCACTTTCCTAGATCTGTTATTAATTAGTCATTGTCCATAGCGTGTTGgcaaatttctgaaaagaaatcaagaaaatttcatttattgcttgtcttatgcaatttttttttcctttggttctTCATGCTCAGTTTGTTTCCTCCTAGTAGCAATGGTTTATGATTGCTGCTTTGCAATAGGTAAGCCTTCAAATCCATTCTCATGAACCCCAAAGCCCGTACTTATCTGGTGGCCTTTTCAGCACTAATAGAGTTTGTGCTGTCTCTAAGAGAGACATTTTCCATATTTAACTTAAGTTTCTATGGCCATAAGATTAACCTCTTCTTTTGTGATATGGCACTTGTGATTATATGGCTTGCATAACAGCAATGGAACTGAATTTTCCATGTTCAGTCTTAGCATGTTGGTTATATTTGGCTCATTCCTATTGACACTGCTTTCTTATGGCTTCATTGTAAAGAAAATTCCCTCTActgaagagaagcaaaaagcttttcctAAGTGCTTTTCTCATCTTGTTGTGGTTGCTGTGCACTTCAGGTGTGTCTCCATGATATATTTCAGGCCCAAATCCAGATCCATCCTGGATGAagacacttttctttctgtgaaatataCTGTAATGACTCCCTTGTTAAACCCTGTAGATTATAACCTGAACAAACAAGAACATGCGGCTGACCCTTAGGAAGACTCTTGGCAGAAAATAGTTTACTGAGAGCACATTCAGGGCTCAGTTAGAAAGCTAATTTAACCCCTTGAGAACTCCTGACTCAATCCAGCAGCTAACAGCatcatggaaagaaaaggctgtgataTCAACTGCATCATGGGAGAATCTTGCCTAGTCAGTGTGTTCTGCAAATTAAGTGCTTCTCAGGAATCATTCTCATGCAAGAAAACCTTCAGTGAACAGAGACTGGTAGAAACATGACTTCAGAAATACATACAGGACAGCAGCATTTGCTCTTTCCTAGGCAACTGCTTGAACACACTCTTAGGTTACTTTCCAGCGGGccatttttctccctcctaGAGTGTAGTCTTGCTAGGACATCCACCTCCTTATGGTTGTTTTTAGGAAGTGATTAGGAGGATGCCAGTACTATCAGGCCTGCAACAGGCATCAGTATGGTGATAGCACTATGTTTGATCTCTCTGTCTCAGATATTCCCCTGCTAACCACTGAAAGCATCCTGCTCTCTCCAAACCTTCCTGACTGCAGAAGTTGTTTTGATATGTGTTCTATACTCAGAACCACATTTGCTTTATGGTCCTGATTAAGTTGTGGTAATCAAGGGAAAGGATACCCAGCAGGTACTCTGGGACAGCCCAGATCATGACTTGCATACTTTATTATCCCATTCCTTGTCCC encodes:
- the LOC138690016 gene encoding histone H2A-like, with translation MAGAEEGCTAPERETEPEAACAGGLSEGGEAKAKKSRCSRSSRAGLLFPVSRVDRQLRRGRFAERLGARAPVYLAAVLQWVTHKTMDAAGKISKKSKQQRISPSHLQAAARKSSLLKQLLRGGVPRRGRRAVPRSRRVASPPKKETTRSKKRGPRPRAAAAGE